A stretch of the Parabacteroides timonensis genome encodes the following:
- a CDS encoding 1-deoxy-D-xylulose-5-phosphate reductoisomerase, translating into MKRSLAILGSTGSIGTQALEVVSEHADLFDVYALTANNQVDLLINQARKYMPEVVVIANEQKYPELKEALEDLPIKVWAGSDAIAQVVQSEPIDMVLTAMVGYSGLKPTIAAIKAGKAIALANKETLVVAGELITSLAAEYKVPILPVDSEHSAIFQCLAGEWENQVEKILLTASGGPFRTKTIGELAVVTKAQALKHPNWNMGAKVTIDSASMMNKGFEMIEAKWLFGVTPEQIQVVVHPQSIIHSMVQFEDGAVMAQLGIPDMKLPISYAFSYPKRLTSKAPRLDFNQYSTLTFEEPDMTRFRNLAFAFEAIRTGGNMPCILNAANEIVVAAFLRDEIGFLQMSEVIEKTMEKVSFIKVPTYEDYVATDTEARRIATSMMESLSR; encoded by the coding sequence ATGAAAAGAAGTTTAGCCATATTAGGTTCTACCGGTTCTATCGGAACACAAGCGTTGGAGGTGGTCAGCGAACATGCCGACTTGTTTGACGTTTACGCTTTGACAGCCAATAATCAGGTAGATTTGCTGATTAATCAGGCACGTAAATATATGCCCGAAGTGGTAGTCATTGCCAACGAACAGAAATACCCCGAATTGAAGGAGGCGCTCGAAGACCTGCCTATCAAGGTATGGGCCGGTTCGGATGCTATTGCACAGGTGGTTCAGTCGGAACCGATCGACATGGTATTGACGGCCATGGTCGGATATTCCGGCCTGAAACCGACCATTGCTGCCATAAAGGCAGGTAAAGCGATTGCGTTGGCCAACAAAGAAACATTGGTGGTGGCTGGTGAGTTGATCACTTCGCTGGCCGCAGAATATAAAGTACCGATTTTGCCAGTCGACTCCGAACATTCGGCTATTTTCCAGTGTTTAGCAGGAGAGTGGGAGAATCAGGTCGAGAAAATATTGCTTACCGCATCGGGTGGTCCGTTCCGTACGAAAACGATCGGGGAACTGGCTGTAGTAACTAAGGCACAGGCTCTGAAACATCCCAACTGGAATATGGGGGCAAAGGTGACGATCGACTCAGCCTCTATGATGAATAAAGGGTTTGAAATGATTGAAGCCAAATGGTTGTTTGGGGTTACTCCCGAACAGATACAAGTGGTGGTACATCCCCAGTCGATCATCCATTCGATGGTACAGTTTGAAGATGGAGCCGTCATGGCTCAGTTGGGTATCCCCGATATGAAGTTACCTATCAGTTATGCCTTTTCTTATCCGAAGCGGTTGACGAGTAAAGCACCCCGCCTGGATTTCAATCAATATTCCACGCTTACGTTCGAAGAGCCTGACATGACACGTTTCCGTAATCTGGCTTTTGCTTTCGAAGCGATCCGCACAGGGGGAAATATGCCTTGTATCCTGAATGCAGCCAATGAGATTGTCGTAGCCGCTTTTCTACGGGATGAAATTGGCTTCTTGCAGATGAGCGAGGTCATTGAAAAGACAATGGAAAAAGTATCTTTTATTAAAGTTCCTACGTACGAAGACTATGTAGCGACCGATACCGAAGCTCGCCGGATAGCTACATCAATGATGGAAAGCCTCAGCCGGTAG
- the rseP gene encoding RIP metalloprotease RseP, which produces METFLIKALQLILSLSILVLVHEFGHFIFARMFKVRVEKFYLFFDAWFALFRFKPKNSETEYGIGWLPLGGYCKISGMIDESMDKEQMAQPAKPYEFRSKPAGQRLMIMTAGVLFNFLLALFIYSMVLYTWGETYLPLKNITHGMFYSETMKEVGFQDGDVLLYADAQPLERLDEFAIRQVIEAQNVTVLRDGTETVIPMPDDMMQRMMRNKDGFVDANNFPIPMVVRELPDGNSPARDAGLQPNDSIVSINGVITPTYYDASKLLAENKDKEIEVGFYRNGQEMSLPVHTNAEGKLGIYAKTPLDFYQTQTIKYGFFESFPAGIRLGVNTLKGYVNDMKYVFTKEGASSLGGFGTIGGMFPATWDWRVFWQRTAFLSIILAFMNILPIPALDGGHVMFLLYEVIARRKPSDKFLEYAQITGMFLLFALLIYANGNDIFRLIFK; this is translated from the coding sequence ATGGAGACATTTTTAATTAAGGCGTTACAGCTCATCCTGAGCTTATCGATATTGGTCCTTGTCCATGAATTCGGGCATTTTATCTTTGCCCGTATGTTTAAGGTCCGGGTAGAGAAGTTCTACCTTTTCTTTGATGCGTGGTTTGCACTTTTCAGATTTAAACCGAAGAATAGCGAAACGGAATATGGCATCGGCTGGTTGCCGTTGGGTGGTTATTGCAAGATTTCCGGGATGATCGATGAGAGCATGGATAAAGAGCAGATGGCTCAGCCTGCCAAACCGTATGAATTCCGTTCCAAGCCTGCCGGCCAGCGTCTGATGATCATGACTGCGGGCGTTTTATTCAACTTCCTGTTGGCTTTGTTTATCTATTCGATGGTGCTTTACACCTGGGGTGAGACATATCTGCCGCTGAAGAATATAACACACGGAATGTTTTACAGCGAAACGATGAAAGAGGTCGGTTTCCAGGATGGAGACGTTCTTTTGTATGCCGACGCCCAACCATTGGAGCGCCTGGATGAATTTGCCATACGCCAGGTTATTGAGGCACAAAACGTAACGGTTTTGCGTGACGGCACAGAGACTGTGATACCGATGCCGGACGATATGATGCAGCGTATGATGCGTAACAAGGATGGTTTTGTAGATGCGAACAACTTTCCGATACCGATGGTAGTAAGAGAACTTCCCGATGGTAATTCGCCAGCCCGGGATGCCGGTTTGCAACCTAACGATAGTATCGTTTCGATCAACGGTGTGATTACACCCACTTATTACGATGCATCAAAGTTATTGGCTGAAAATAAAGATAAAGAAATAGAAGTAGGTTTCTATCGTAACGGTCAGGAAATGTCTTTACCGGTTCATACGAATGCAGAGGGTAAACTGGGCATCTATGCCAAGACTCCGTTGGATTTCTATCAGACACAAACTATTAAATATGGTTTCTTCGAGTCGTTCCCGGCCGGTATCCGTTTAGGAGTGAATACGCTGAAAGGATATGTAAATGATATGAAGTATGTCTTTACAAAGGAGGGAGCCTCCAGTTTGGGTGGTTTCGGTACGATCGGCGGTATGTTCCCGGCCACCTGGGATTGGAGAGTGTTCTGGCAACGTACGGCATTCCTTTCAATCATCCTTGCCTTTATGAATATATTGCCTATTCCGGCCTTGGATGGCGGTCATGTGATGTTCCTGCTCTATGAAGTGATTGCCCGTCGTAAGCCGAGCGACAAGTTTTTGGAATATGCACAGATTACAGGTATGTTCCTATTGTTCGCCTTGCTTATCTATGCAAATGGTAACGATATATTCCGCCTTATCTTCAAATAG
- a CDS encoding tetratricopeptide repeat protein → MKKIVLLLAFCLSIGNLFAQDADKLRDEGDAALKAKNYAEAFTKYDAFLKQTNNEDADRVFNCGFAAFQAKKYEDAVKYYDLAIQKNKNVDDAYTGKAMSLRNLNKPAEFTATVEAGLKVKPGDENLEKLLYGYCMKQAQAAQKAGKIADAEELFKDVLIVSNAKYKGNALYSLGAMYYNEGAKILAAATDPAKYEAEKDKADVQMKKAKEYLEQALAVNAADANSKKILDSINETLAK, encoded by the coding sequence ATGAAGAAAATTGTTTTGTTATTGGCTTTTTGCCTAAGTATTGGAAATTTATTTGCTCAAGATGCTGATAAACTGCGTGATGAAGGTGATGCAGCTTTAAAAGCGAAAAACTATGCAGAAGCTTTTACAAAGTACGACGCGTTCCTTAAACAAACGAACAACGAAGATGCCGACCGCGTTTTCAATTGCGGTTTTGCTGCTTTCCAGGCCAAGAAATATGAAGATGCCGTAAAATATTACGACCTGGCCATCCAGAAGAATAAAAACGTTGACGATGCCTATACAGGTAAAGCAATGTCATTACGTAACCTGAACAAACCGGCTGAATTTACTGCTACAGTAGAAGCTGGTCTGAAAGTAAAACCGGGTGACGAAAATCTGGAAAAATTACTTTATGGATATTGCATGAAGCAAGCACAGGCTGCACAGAAAGCCGGTAAGATTGCCGATGCAGAAGAACTGTTTAAAGACGTTTTGATCGTCAGCAATGCAAAATATAAAGGAAACGCTCTTTATAGCTTAGGAGCTATGTACTACAACGAAGGAGCAAAGATCCTGGCAGCAGCTACCGATCCTGCTAAATACGAAGCAGAAAAGGACAAAGCAGACGTACAGATGAAAAAGGCTAAAGAATATCTGGAACAAGCATTAGCAGTCAATGCAGCCGATGCTAATTCAAAGAAAATCCTTGATTCTATCAACGAAACGTTAGCTAAGTAA
- the ald gene encoding alanine dehydrogenase: MIIGIPKEIKNNENRVALTPAGAKELVKKGHTVYVQHTAGENSGFPDAAYEQAGAQILPSINDVYQIAEMIVKVKEPIAVEYPLVRKGQLVFTYFHFASDEKLTLAMMDSGSICLAYETVENPDATLPLLIPMSEVAGRMSIQEGARFLEKPQGGKGILLGGVPGVKPARVLVLGGGIVGYNAALMAAGMGADVTIADISLPRLRYLNEVMPANVKTLYSSTHNIETELPVTDLVVGAVLIPGAKAPHLVTKDMLKLMKPGSVLADVAIDQGGCFETSHPTTHADPVYTVDNIVHYCVANIPGAVPQTSTLALTNATLPYVLKLADKGWKAACKEDKSLFLGLNIVEGQIVYPAVAEAFGLPCYPAVL; encoded by the coding sequence ATGATCATCGGAATTCCCAAAGAAATCAAAAACAATGAGAACCGGGTAGCACTTACGCCTGCCGGAGCTAAAGAGTTGGTAAAAAAAGGGCACACCGTTTATGTACAGCATACAGCGGGTGAAAACAGCGGTTTTCCTGATGCGGCCTATGAGCAGGCCGGAGCACAGATCCTCCCGTCTATCAACGACGTCTATCAGATTGCTGAAATGATCGTAAAGGTAAAAGAGCCGATTGCCGTAGAATACCCATTGGTACGGAAAGGACAACTGGTCTTTACTTATTTCCATTTTGCCTCGGACGAAAAGCTGACACTCGCCATGATGGACAGCGGTTCGATCTGCCTGGCCTATGAAACTGTAGAAAATCCGGATGCAACATTACCGTTGCTTATCCCTATGAGTGAAGTAGCCGGACGCATGTCGATACAGGAAGGTGCCCGTTTCCTCGAAAAACCCCAGGGAGGAAAAGGTATCCTTTTAGGAGGCGTTCCCGGAGTGAAACCTGCCCGCGTACTGGTACTGGGCGGCGGCATAGTGGGCTACAACGCAGCACTGATGGCCGCCGGAATGGGTGCGGATGTCACGATAGCGGATATATCCCTCCCACGCCTGCGCTACCTGAACGAGGTGATGCCGGCAAATGTAAAGACACTCTATTCTTCCACACATAATATAGAGACGGAACTCCCGGTCACCGACCTGGTGGTTGGTGCCGTATTGATCCCCGGAGCCAAAGCTCCCCACCTGGTCACCAAAGATATGTTGAAACTGATGAAGCCGGGCAGTGTACTGGCAGATGTAGCGATCGACCAGGGCGGTTGCTTCGAGACTTCACACCCGACTACACATGCCGATCCGGTTTACACTGTCGACAACATCGTTCATTATTGTGTTGCCAACATCCCGGGAGCTGTTCCGCAGACTTCTACCCTGGCACTTACGAATGCCACGCTGCCCTATGTCCTGAAACTGGCGGACAAAGGATGGAAAGCGGCTTGTAAAGAAGATAAAAGCCTGTTCCTCGGGTTGAATATTGTCGAAGGCCAAATCGTCTATCCGGCTGTTGCCGAAGCTTTCGGATTACCTTGCTATCCGGCTGTATTATAG
- a CDS encoding glycerate kinase family protein: protein MKIVIAVDSFKGCLSSSSIAEAVEEGILNVLPGCEVIKVPIADGGEGTVEALVDATRGKIITLPVHNPLMQPIRASYGMTGDGQTAIIEMSAASGLSLIPPKPGNVMHTTTFGTGEMIADAIKQGCRNFIIGVGGSATNDAGIGMMQALGVRFTDETGNEVEKGGKSLSAIRSIDTQYQLTELQDCTFHIATDVTNPFYGPQGAAHIFGSQKGGDEEQIEILDKGMKHLAGLILETTGKDIGRLPGAGAGGGMGGGCIAFLQANISSGIELIMDYLHFNEIIRGADLVITGEGKIDRQTLFGKVPVGIARTAASQHIPVIAITGQLDITADKELREAGLSAIFPIHPAPISLEKAMQSDYAYRNIRRTIEQICYAFTSFVKK, encoded by the coding sequence ATGAAAATAGTTATCGCCGTCGATTCTTTTAAAGGATGCCTCTCCTCCTCCTCTATCGCAGAGGCGGTAGAAGAAGGGATATTAAATGTACTGCCCGGATGTGAAGTAATCAAAGTACCCATAGCCGATGGTGGCGAAGGAACCGTTGAAGCACTGGTGGATGCCACCCGGGGTAAAATAATAACCCTACCGGTACACAATCCTTTGATGCAACCGATCCGTGCCAGTTATGGTATGACAGGAGACGGACAGACGGCAATCATCGAAATGTCGGCTGCCAGCGGGCTCTCCCTGATCCCTCCGAAACCGGGAAATGTCATGCATACAACTACCTTCGGAACAGGTGAAATGATAGCCGATGCGATCAAACAAGGCTGCCGTAACTTCATTATCGGCGTAGGCGGCAGTGCCACAAACGATGCCGGAATAGGTATGATGCAGGCATTGGGAGTTCGATTTACCGACGAAACCGGAAATGAAGTGGAAAAAGGAGGAAAAAGTCTTTCTGCCATCCGGTCGATAGATACACAATATCAACTGACTGAATTGCAAGATTGCACCTTCCACATAGCGACCGATGTAACTAATCCCTTTTACGGCCCTCAGGGGGCTGCCCATATATTCGGTTCGCAGAAAGGAGGCGATGAAGAACAAATAGAGATACTGGACAAAGGGATGAAACACCTGGCCGGTCTTATTCTCGAAACGACCGGGAAAGATATCGGCCGCCTGCCCGGAGCAGGAGCCGGCGGTGGCATGGGAGGCGGATGCATCGCTTTTCTACAAGCCAATATATCTTCCGGCATCGAACTTATTATGGACTATCTCCATTTCAATGAGATTATCCGTGGAGCGGACCTGGTGATCACCGGCGAAGGAAAGATAGACCGGCAGACCTTATTCGGTAAAGTCCCTGTCGGCATTGCCCGTACAGCTGCCTCGCAACATATCCCCGTGATCGCTATCACCGGACAACTGGATATTACGGCAGACAAGGAATTACGGGAAGCCGGCCTGTCCGCCATCTTTCCTATACATCCGGCTCCCATTTCCCTTGAAAAGGCGATGCAGTCCGACTACGCCTACCGAAATATCCGCCGAACCATCGAACAGATCTGTTACGCATTTACTTCTTTTGTCAAAAAGTAA
- the secA gene encoding preprotein translocase subunit SecA, whose amino-acid sequence MGFNEFMTKLFGNKSQRDLKEITPYVDKIKAVYPSIKALSNDELRAKTDEIKQRIQDYVAAERAQVEELRKGIDDKELEEREAIWAEVDKIEKAITDKMEDVLEESLPEVFSIMKETARRFTENEEVVVTATDFDRDLATKYDFVRIEDDKAIFLNHWKAGGNEITWDMVHYDVQLFGGVVLHKGKIAEMATGEGKTLVATLPVFLNALTRNGVHVVTVNDYLSKRDSEWMGPLYMFHGLSVDCIDKHQPNSDARRAAYNADITFGTNNEFGFDYLRDNMAISPNDLVQRKHNYAIVDEVDSVLIDDARTPLIISGPIPRGEEQLFEQFRPNVEVVVNAQKDLCSKLLIEAKKKMASSDPKEVEEGSIQLYRSFKGYPRNKALIKFLSEQGVKAQMLKTEEYFMSENMRHMHEATDELYFVIDEKNNSVELSDKGIDLLTGRSDDPTFFVLPDITSELSQLENFQGTEEEKQAKKDEILANYSVKSERVHTINQLLKAYTLFEKDDEYVVMDNKVMIVDEQTGRIMDGRRYSDGLHQAIEAKEGVKVEAATQTFATITLQNYFRMYHKLSGMTGTAETEAGEFWDIYKLDVVVIPTNRPIARNDMNDRIYKTKREKYAAVIEEISALVEAGRPVLVGTTSVEISELLSRMLTLRKIKHNVLNAKLHQKEAEIVALAGQSGTVTIATNMAGRGTDIKLSAEVKAAGGLAIIGTERHESRRVDRQLRGRAGRQGDPGSSVFYVSLEDNLMRLFASDKIAGLMDKLGFKEGEVLEHNMLSKSVERAQKKVEENNFGIRKRLLEYDDVMNSQRNVIYTRRRHALMGERIGLDVLNTIYDTSNAIAEQHSDGLDYEGFKLELFKTFAIESPFTEEEFKSMKANQLADKLFETALQTFKRRMERMTQVANPVIKQVYEHQGGMYENILIPVTDGKRMYNVSCNLKEAYETESKAITKSFQKSIVLHTIDEAWKEHLREMDELRHSVQNASYENKDPLLIYKLESYNLFKMMVDTMNRKTASILMRGQIPVREEPTEEQKQAMAQQQAAAAAAAAERQRIEVRQAGPEERQDMSRYRTEKTDISGNNDPEERAPQQPKQEPVRAEKRVGRNDLCPCGSGKKYKNCHGQGL is encoded by the coding sequence ATGGGATTTAATGAATTTATGACGAAGCTGTTCGGCAACAAGTCGCAGCGAGACCTTAAAGAAATTACTCCATACGTGGATAAGATCAAGGCCGTATATCCGTCAATCAAAGCTCTCTCGAACGACGAACTGAGAGCAAAAACAGATGAAATCAAACAACGTATTCAGGATTATGTAGCTGCCGAACGTGCTCAGGTTGAAGAGCTTCGCAAAGGCATCGACGATAAAGAACTGGAAGAACGTGAAGCTATCTGGGCCGAAGTAGATAAAATTGAAAAGGCTATTACCGATAAGATGGAAGATGTTCTGGAAGAATCGCTGCCGGAAGTATTCTCTATCATGAAAGAAACAGCCCGTCGCTTTACTGAAAATGAAGAAGTTGTCGTTACGGCGACAGACTTCGACCGCGACCTGGCAACCAAATATGATTTCGTACGCATCGAAGACGATAAAGCAATCTTCCTGAATCACTGGAAAGCCGGTGGTAACGAAATTACCTGGGACATGGTTCACTACGACGTTCAGTTGTTCGGTGGTGTCGTTCTTCACAAAGGTAAGATCGCAGAAATGGCAACCGGTGAAGGTAAAACATTGGTGGCAACCCTCCCGGTATTCCTGAACGCTTTGACCCGTAACGGTGTACACGTAGTAACCGTGAACGACTACCTGTCAAAACGTGACTCGGAATGGATGGGACCGCTTTATATGTTCCACGGACTTTCCGTAGACTGTATCGACAAACACCAGCCCAACTCCGACGCCCGTCGCGCCGCTTACAACGCAGATATCACCTTCGGTACAAACAACGAATTCGGTTTCGACTACCTGCGTGACAATATGGCGATCAGCCCGAACGACCTGGTACAACGCAAACACAACTACGCCATCGTCGATGAGGTCGACTCCGTATTGATCGATGATGCCCGTACTCCGTTGATCATTTCCGGTCCGATCCCCCGTGGCGAAGAACAGTTGTTCGAACAGTTCCGTCCGAATGTGGAAGTGGTTGTTAACGCACAGAAGGACCTGTGTTCAAAATTGCTGATCGAAGCCAAGAAAAAGATGGCCAGCAGCGATCCGAAAGAAGTAGAAGAAGGATCTATCCAATTATATCGTTCATTCAAGGGATATCCGCGTAACAAAGCGTTAATCAAATTCCTGAGCGAACAGGGTGTAAAAGCCCAGATGTTAAAGACTGAAGAATACTTCATGTCTGAAAACATGCGTCACATGCATGAAGCAACTGACGAACTGTATTTCGTGATCGACGAAAAGAACAACAGCGTTGAGCTGTCGGATAAAGGTATCGACCTGTTGACCGGCCGTTCTGACGACCCTACTTTCTTCGTATTGCCGGATATCACTTCCGAACTGTCACAGCTGGAAAACTTCCAGGGCACAGAAGAAGAAAAGCAGGCTAAGAAAGATGAAATCCTTGCTAACTACTCTGTAAAAAGCGAACGCGTACATACTATCAACCAGCTGTTGAAAGCCTACACATTGTTTGAAAAAGACGATGAATACGTAGTGATGGACAACAAGGTTATGATCGTCGACGAACAGACCGGACGTATCATGGACGGCCGTCGTTATTCAGACGGTTTGCACCAGGCTATCGAAGCCAAGGAAGGTGTAAAGGTGGAAGCTGCCACACAGACATTCGCAACTATCACTCTCCAGAACTATTTCCGTATGTATCACAAGCTGTCGGGTATGACCGGTACAGCCGAAACGGAAGCAGGCGAGTTCTGGGACATCTATAAACTGGATGTAGTGGTGATCCCGACAAACCGGCCGATCGCCCGTAACGATATGAACGACCGTATCTACAAGACCAAGCGTGAAAAATACGCTGCCGTGATCGAAGAGATCAGTGCATTGGTAGAAGCGGGACGTCCGGTACTGGTCGGTACGACCTCCGTTGAAATATCGGAATTACTGAGCCGTATGCTTACCCTGCGTAAGATCAAACATAATGTATTGAATGCGAAGTTGCACCAGAAAGAAGCCGAGATCGTTGCATTGGCAGGTCAGAGCGGAACCGTTACTATCGCAACCAACATGGCCGGTCGTGGTACCGACATCAAGCTGTCGGCAGAAGTTAAAGCCGCAGGCGGTTTGGCTATCATCGGTACGGAACGTCACGAGAGCCGTCGTGTAGACCGCCAGTTGCGTGGTCGTGCAGGACGTCAGGGTGACCCGGGTTCTTCTGTATTCTATGTATCACTGGAAGATAACCTGATGCGTCTGTTCGCTTCCGACAAGATTGCCGGGCTGATGGACAAACTGGGCTTCAAGGAAGGTGAAGTATTGGAACACAATATGCTGAGCAAATCAGTAGAGCGTGCACAGAAGAAGGTAGAAGAAAACAACTTCGGTATCCGTAAACGTTTGCTGGAATACGATGACGTAATGAACTCACAACGTAACGTGATCTACACCCGCCGCCGTCACGCCCTGATGGGAGAACGTATCGGTCTGGACGTATTGAACACGATCTACGATACTTCCAATGCAATCGCCGAACAACATTCGGACGGTCTGGATTATGAAGGATTCAAACTGGAATTGTTCAAGACATTCGCTATCGAAAGTCCGTTCACCGAAGAGGAATTCAAGAGCATGAAAGCTAACCAGTTGGCTGACAAACTGTTCGAGACGGCTTTACAGACATTCAAACGCCGCATGGAACGTATGACCCAGGTAGCCAATCCGGTTATCAAACAGGTCTACGAACACCAGGGTGGAATGTACGAAAACATCCTGATCCCGGTAACAGACGGAAAACGCATGTACAACGTTTCATGCAACCTGAAAGAAGCATACGAAACGGAAAGTAAAGCGATCACGAAATCATTCCAGAAATCGATCGTTCTGCATACCATCGATGAAGCATGGAAAGAACACCTGCGCGAAATGGACGAACTGCGTCATTCCGTTCAGAATGCAAGCTACGAAAACAAAGATCCATTGTTGATCTACAAGCTGGAATCATACAACCTGTTCAAGATGATGGTCGACACGATGAACCGTAAGACCGCCTCTATCCTGATGCGTGGTCAGATCCCTGTTCGCGAAGAACCGACTGAAGAACAGAAACAGGCTATGGCTCAACAACAGGCTGCCGCAGCTGCTGCCGCCGCCGAACGTCAGCGTATCGAAGTACGACAGGCCGGTCCGGAAGAACGTCAGGACATGAGCCGTTATCGTACTGAAAAGACAGATATCAGCGGAAACAATGATCCGGAAGAACGCGCCCCGCAACAACCCAAACAAGAACCGGTTCGTGCCGAAAAACGAGTAGGCCGTAACGATCTTTGTCCCTGCGGAAGCGGTAAGAAGTACAAAAACTGTCATGGACAAGGTTTATAA
- a CDS encoding alkaline phosphatase family protein: MRKIITSLIAILVVTNLEAQQRTPKLVVCITVDQLRGDYVEYFYNTFGERGFKRLMNEGLVYNNIKFEFSNIDQASAFATLFTGSNPCFSGISGGKYYDFDKDKEVSILYDADYLGNYTRENYSPKKMFSSTIGDELKIASKGRSDVYSIAPDAESAILSAGHAANGAFWMDDLNGKWATTTYYKGIPWYVDRYNNGTESLSARLDKMIWTPALPMEKYNAFPYVLDEIPFKYTFNEKTQDCFPKLKTTPFINKEINRLALQFLEYGAFGTRSCPDMLSVTYYAGNYKGTMSKDYTREIQDTYYQLDKDLEQLLDAIDKKIGLANTLVVFTGSGYYTSEEEYADGLLINGGEFHPKRCVALLNMYLMAMYGQQSSWVKGFYNNQIYLNRKAIEDAKLDLSTIQDKAAEFLMEFSGVQHVTTDNALRTGEWNEGTAKFRQGTHHLKRGDLIIELQPGWIINNDNPKEKVKIIRNNAVITPLVFMGNGLKPEHIYREVKATEVAPTVTHVLRIRPPNASQSLPLWELTTKK; encoded by the coding sequence ATGAGAAAAATAATAACGTCGCTTATCGCGATCCTGGTAGTCACTAACCTGGAGGCACAACAACGTACCCCCAAGCTGGTGGTTTGCATTACCGTCGATCAACTGAGGGGCGATTATGTAGAATATTTTTACAACACATTCGGCGAACGTGGTTTCAAACGGTTGATGAACGAAGGTCTGGTATACAACAATATCAAATTCGAATTCTCCAATATCGACCAGGCGAGCGCTTTTGCCACCCTATTCACCGGAAGTAACCCTTGCTTTAGCGGTATCAGCGGAGGCAAATACTACGATTTCGATAAGGACAAAGAAGTTTCCATCCTTTACGATGCCGATTATCTGGGAAACTATACCCGCGAGAATTACTCTCCTAAAAAGATGTTCAGCTCCACGATCGGGGACGAACTGAAAATAGCCTCCAAAGGCAGAAGCGATGTCTACTCCATTGCCCCGGACGCAGAAAGTGCAATCCTTTCGGCCGGCCATGCAGCAAACGGTGCTTTCTGGATGGACGATCTGAACGGGAAATGGGCAACGACTACTTATTATAAAGGTATTCCCTGGTATGTAGACCGTTACAACAACGGAACAGAATCGTTATCGGCACGTCTGGATAAGATGATCTGGACTCCGGCCCTCCCTATGGAAAAGTATAATGCTTTCCCTTACGTGCTCGACGAAATTCCTTTTAAATATACCTTTAATGAAAAGACGCAAGACTGTTTCCCGAAGCTGAAAACAACGCCTTTCATTAATAAAGAGATAAACAGGTTAGCCTTGCAGTTCCTTGAATATGGTGCGTTCGGTACGCGAAGTTGTCCGGACATGCTGTCAGTCACCTACTATGCCGGTAACTATAAAGGAACGATGAGTAAGGACTATACCCGTGAAATACAGGACACTTACTATCAACTGGATAAAGACCTGGAACAGTTGCTCGACGCCATCGATAAAAAGATAGGCCTGGCCAATACACTGGTCGTATTTACAGGTTCCGGTTATTATACAAGTGAAGAGGAATATGCCGACGGTTTGCTTATCAATGGCGGTGAGTTCCATCCGAAACGTTGCGTAGCCTTGTTGAACATGTATCTGATGGCCATGTACGGACAGCAAAGTAGTTGGGTGAAAGGGTTCTACAACAACCAAATATATCTGAACCGCAAAGCCATTGAAGATGCTAAACTCGACTTGTCGACCATACAGGATAAGGCGGCCGAATTCTTGATGGAGTTCAGTGGTGTACAGCATGTTACCACCGACAATGCCCTGCGTACCGGCGAATGGAACGAAGGGACTGCCAAGTTCCGTCAGGGAACCCACCACCTGAAACGCGGCGACCTGATCATCGAATTGCAGCCTGGCTGGATCATCAACAACGACAATCCGAAAGAAAAAGTTAAAATAATTCGTAATAACGCAGTAATTACCCCATTGGTATTTATGGGTAACGGTCTCAAACCGGAACATATATACCGTGAAGTGAAAGCCACAGAGGTAGCCCCTACGGTAACCCATGTGCTGAGGATACGGCCACCGAATGCATCCCAGAGTCTGCCTCTTTGGGAGTTGACAACCAAGAAATGA